The following are from one region of the Arachis duranensis cultivar V14167 chromosome 10, aradu.V14167.gnm2.J7QH, whole genome shotgun sequence genome:
- the LOC107470683 gene encoding serine/threonine-protein kinase STY13-like — MSSPTIQSRQSSKVVRQEPPRVDSGGCCRRVRTVESTTSPLDLQQRYDRLDAKAAGLEKEVQRQTELRAMYRKRMERTQDYLRYCLQVAQEKGILGLIVQNKGEFQQAINSTPPIPPIPTPPPHHPNLATIIHEAKIAGWYIHPTEIQLEEKIGQGTTAVIHRGTWRGCDVAVKCITSEFFNTNANGVAFFAQEVETLSKQRNRFVLHLMGACLEPPHHAWVVTEYLNSTLKEWLHGSGSRRKGRGVPLPPLKERVSKALEIAQGMQYLHEQKPKLIHRDLKPSNIFLDDAMHVRVADFGHARFLDDHEMALTGETGTYVYMAPEVIKCEPYNEKCDVYSFGVILNELLTGKYPFVETDFGPAKIAMEVVEGKLRPMLASSTSLGNENDGYDHHDQVQVEELIDLICLCWNGNPSKRPSFATITRTLKSYVNYK, encoded by the exons ATGAGTTCTCCAACAATTCAGTCACGGCAGTCATCAAAGGTGGTGAGGCAGGAGCCACCTCGCGTTGATTCCGGTGGATGCTGTCGTCGAGTCAGAACTGTGGAGTCCACTACCTCGCCCTTGGACCTTCAGCAGCGCTATGACAGATTGGATGCTAAG GCGGCAGGGCTGGAAAAGGAGGTGCAAAGGCAAACAGAACTACGAGCGATGTATAGGAAAAGAATGGAAAGGACCCAAGACTACCTAAGGTACTGCCTCCAAGTTGCACAAGAAAAAGGAATCTTAGGCCTCATTGTCCAAAACAAAGGCGAATTTCAGCAAGCAATCAACTCCACTCCACCCATCCCTCCCATCCCCACTCCACCTCCTCACCACCCCAATCTTGCCACCATTATTCATGAAGCCAAAATTGCTGGATGGTATATTCATCCAACCGAG ATTCAGTTGGAAGAGAAAATAGGGCAAGGAACCACCGCAGTGATTCACAGAGGAACATGGCGCGGATGTGACGTGGCAGTGAAGTGCATAACATCGGAATTCTTCAACACAAATGCAAACGGGGTCGCATTCTTCGCTCAGGAGGTAGAAACCCTATCGAAGCAGCGGAACCGTTTCGTTCTCCACCTAATGGGCGCATGCCTTGAGCCACCTCATCACGCGTGGGTGGTGACGGAGTATCTTAACAGCACCCTGAAAGAGTGGCTGCACGGGTCCGGCAGCAGGCGAAAGGGAAGAGGCGTGCCACTTCCTCCGTTGAAAGAAAGAGTGAGCAAGGCATTGGAGATCGCACAGGGCATGCAGTATCTCCATGAGCAGAAGCCAAAGCTCATTCACCGTGACTTGAAGCCTAGTAACATTTTCTTGGACGATGCCATGCATGTTCGTGTTGCTGATTTCGGACATGCTCGCTTCTTGGATGACCATGAAATGGCTCTCACTGGAGAAACAGGAACATACGTGTATATGGCACCTGAAGTGATAAAATGTGAGCCTTATAATGAAAAATGTGATGTGTACAGTTTCGGTGTCATACTCAACGAGCTTCTAACAGGAAAATACCCCTTCGTTGAGACAGATTTTGGTCCCGCCAAG ATTGCAATGGAAGTAGTGGAAGGTAAGCTGAGGCCAATGCTTGCATCATCAACATCATTAGGGAATGAAAATGATGGTTATGATCACCATGACCAAGTGCAAGTGGAGGAACTCATTGATCTTATATGCCTTTGTTGGAACGGAAATCCATCTAAAAGGCCATCATTCGCAACTATTACTCGCACCCTCAAAAGCTatgttaattataaataa
- the LOC107470686 gene encoding NAD(P)H-quinone oxidoreductase subunit U, chloroplastic, translating into MAVSTTTSATGCIRSNIIIVPTNQTQKSIISFTLLKPRRCRYCIVRTSSNDVSAEISATEQVDAETEESSIEVPEESPSLISALNVERALRGIPITDADHYGRLGIPRDFPIDKVVVAYKNKVQELEGQGLEEDELNKKLELVKESFRILSTVDERRIYDWSLARAESADTYIWPYEVDKTTLTSKEEPPAQEPENVQPTRLVGYFILGWIVVSFVASIALNL; encoded by the exons ATGGCCGTGTCAACCACCACCAGCGCCACCGGATGCATTCGCAGTAACATTATTATTGTTCCAACCAACCAaacacagaaaagcataataaGTTTCACATTATTGAAACCGCGCAGATGCAGATATTGCATCGTGAGAACTAGTTCCAACGATGTCTCTGCAGAGATCAGTGCCACAGAGCAAGTTGATGCAGAGACAGAAGAGAGTTCCATTGAAGTTCCTGAAGAATCACCGTCTTTAATCTCTGCTCTTAACGTTGAACGTGCTCTCCGTGGCATAC CAATTACAGACGCAGATCATTACGGTAGACTTGGCATTCCTAGAGATTTTCCAATTGACAAG GTTGTAGTTGCATATAAGAACAAGGTTCAGGAACTGGAGGGCCAAGGTCTAGAGGAAGACGAACTTAACAAGAAATTGGAACTTGTCAAG GAATCATTCAGGATCCTATCAACGGTAGATGAAAGAAGAATATATGATTGGAGCTTGGCCAGAGCGGAGAGTGCAGACACTTACATTTGGCCCTACGAGGTTGACAAAACTACACTCACTTCAAAAGAAGAACCTCCAGCACag GAACCAGAGAATGTCCAACCAACGAGACTAGTTGGATACTTCATATTGGGATGGATCGTGGTCTCATTTGTGGCATCTATTGCACTAAACTTGTAG
- the LOC107470685 gene encoding mechanosensitive ion channel protein 10 has protein sequence MRIGSMDANNNNSSKQQGPPKGGEISMWEKQTTAVVVAIPSESQDSKGVTESLTPKHSSRVDSPLTMHNNDNNDAASVYGTTKSPPLNCASPEIRFMPSPNKPPRIPNSNANLVRRKSLSRSVYSKPKSRFGEQPYPIDGSVLDDSNVSGISTLQEQLAGNSPYRTSFKASSPNNKPGTVNRTVSITSVTPKTPLMASPGPAGEDEDEIIYKKVELSKEKRKRVTTMVLIECFVFVCLAGTLIASLTVEKLRATMIWGLGIWRWCVLVLVTFCGMLVTRWFMHLVVFLIEMNFLLRKKVLYFVHGLKKSVQVFIWLGLVLLTWVLLINRGVTRSKLASKILDGVTWTLLSLLLGAFLWLIKTLLLKILASNFHVKSFFDRIQESIFHQYILQTLSGPPLIEEAEKVGGSLSIGQFSFKSTTGKGGTKKEVIDMAKLHKMKQEKVSAWTMKNLIDAVTNSGLSTISNSLDESFDDGVTEQTDKEITNEMEATAAAYLIFRNVAAPGCTYIDEYELRRFMIKEEVDLVYPQLAQAETGQITRKSLADWVLKVYQERKALAHALSDTKTAVRQLNKLVTGILVIVTIVIWLLLMEIATTKVLVFLSSQLVLAAFMFGNTCKNIFEAIIFVFVMHPFDVGDRCVVDGVELLVEEMNILTTVFLKLNNEKVYYPNSVLAMKPISNYYRSPDMGDGVEFAIDFSTPAEKIGALKEKIKRYLERNPQYWHPNHGLVVKEIENVNKIKMGVYVVHTMNFQEFGEKNKRRTELVIELKKILEELDIRYNLLPQAVHVSHVESNTSPLKR, from the exons atGAGAATAGGGTCCATGGATGCTAATAATAACAACAGCAGTAAGCAACAAGGTCCTCCAAAAGGCGGTGAAATAAGCATGTGGGAGAAGCAAACAACAGCAGTGGTGGTTGCGATTCCAAGCGAGAGCCAAGATTCCAAAGGGGTTACTGAATCTTTGACACCAAAGCATAGCAGTAGAGTTGACTCCCCTCTCACAATGCACAACAACGACAACAATGATGCTGCTTCAGTCTATGGAACCACAAAGTCACCACCTTTGAACTGTGCTTCCCCTGAAATAAGGTTCATGCCAAGCCCTAACAAGCCCCCAAGAATTCCCAATTCAAATGCAAACCTTGTCAGAAGGAAATCACTTTCAAGGTCAGTGTATTCCAAACCCAAATCAAGGTTTGGTGAACAGCCTTATCCCATTGATGGTTCTGTTTTAGATGACAGTAATGTTAGTGGCATTTCAACTTTGCAAGAACAGTTAGCTGGTAACTCACCGTATAGGACCTCATTCAAAGCATCATCGCCTAATAACAAACCTGGGACTGTTAATAGAACAGTTTCCATCACTTCCGTGACTCCCAAGACGCCTTTGATGGCGTCTCCCGGTCCTGCCGGGGAGGATGAGGACGAAATCATTTACAAGAAAGTTGAATTGAGTAAAGAGAAGCGTAAGAGAGTGACCACTATGGTTTTGATTGAATGCTTTGTGTTTGTGTGCCTTGCTGGTACCTTGATAGCTAGCTTGACAGTTGAAAAGCTCAGGGCGACGATGATTTGGGGGTTGGGGATTTGGAGATGGTGCGTTCTTGTGTTGGTGACATTTTGTGGCATGTTAGTTACAAGATGGTTTATGCACCTTGTTGTTTTCTTGATTGAGATGAACTTTCTGTTGAGGAAAAAGGTGCTCTATTTTGTCCATGGACTTAAGAAATCTGTTCAGGTCTTCATTTGGCTCGGTTTAGTTCTTCTCACATGGGTGCTACTAATCAATCGTGGCGTGACACGATCTAAATTAGCCTCGAAAATCTTGGATGGTGTGACATGGACTCTTCTTTCCCTTCTACTTGGAGCATTCTTGTGGTTGATAAAGACATTGCTGCTGAAGATTTTGGCATCGAATTTCCATGTCAAGTCTTTCTTTGATCGGATTCAAGAATCGATATTCCATCAGTACATTTTGCAGACTCTGTCTGGGCCTCCGCTTATAGAAGAAGCTGAGAAGGTTGGGGGATCATTAAGTATTGGTCAATTTAGTTTCAAGAGTACAACAGGTAAAGGTGGCACAAAGAAAGAGGTTATTGATATGGCAAAGCTTCATAAGATGAAACAAGAGAAAGTTTCAGCCTGGACTATGAAGAATTTGATAGATGCTGTGACAAATTCAGGTCTGTCCACGATCTCTAATTCACTAGACGAAAGTTTCGACGATGGAGTGACTGAGCAAACTGATAAAGAGATTACAAATGAGATGGAAGCCACTGCTGCCGCCTATCTCATCTTCAGGAATGTTGCTGCCCCTGGTTGCAC GTATATTGATGAGTATGAACTGAGGAGGTTTATGATCAAGGAAGAAGTTGATTTAGTATATCCTCAATTGGCACAAGCAGAGACAGGGCAAATTACCAGAAAGTCATTAGCAGATTGGGTG TTGAAGGTATATCAAGAACGAAAAGCATTGGCACATGCCTTAAGCGATACCAAAACAGCCGTAAGACAATTGAACAAACTTGTGACAGGGATCCTAGTGATTGTGACTATAGTAATTTGGCTTCTACTGATGGAGATTGCAACGACAAAAGTACTTGTTTTCCTCTCTTCGCAGCTAGTACTTGCCGCTTTCATGTTTGGAAATACATGCAAGAACATTTTTGAAGCTATCATCTTCGTGTTTGTGATGCATCCATTTGATGTTGGTGACCGATGCGTTGTAGATGGCGTGGAG TTATTGGTTGAAGAAATGAACATACTGACAACAGTGTTCTTGAAGCTGAATAATGAAAAGGTGTACTATCCAAACTCAGTCCTTGCCATGAAACCAATTAGCAATTATTATAGAAGCCCGGATATGGGTGATGGGGTAGAATTTGCCATCGATTTTTCGACGCCAGCAGAGAAGATCGGTGCActgaaagaaaagataaagag GTACTTGGAGAGGAATCCACAATACTGGCATCCTAATCACGGGTTAGTAGTGAAGGAGATTGAGAATGTGAACAAGATTAAGATGGGTGTGTATGTGGTGCACACAATGAACTTTCAAGAGTTTGGGGAGAAGAACAAGCGAAGAACTGAACTGGTGATTGAATTGAAGAAGATATTAGAAGAGCTAGATATCAGATACAACCTTCTTCCACAAGCTGTTCATGTTAGCCATGTTGAATCAAATACAAGTCCACTCAAGAGATAA